A single genomic interval of Dyella sp. GSA-30 harbors:
- the fliJ gene encoding flagellar export protein FliJ — protein MKSRATHLQPAADQAKERQEKALLRLAEQQQKLAKAEQQLGELKRYRDEYALDSGDLNVTALLNRQRFVERIDQAIVQQTGEVERQRRLLDQAGGQWREAHARERALGSVIDHHRELERKSEERREQSEIDERMQYRRPR, from the coding sequence ATGAAGTCCCGCGCCACCCATTTGCAACCGGCCGCTGACCAGGCGAAAGAGCGCCAGGAAAAAGCGCTGCTGCGCCTGGCCGAACAGCAGCAGAAGCTGGCCAAGGCCGAGCAGCAGCTGGGCGAACTCAAGCGTTATCGCGACGAGTACGCACTCGACAGCGGCGACCTCAACGTCACGGCCTTGCTCAACCGCCAGCGCTTTGTCGAGCGCATTGACCAGGCCATCGTGCAGCAGACCGGCGAAGTCGAACGGCAGCGCCGCCTGCTCGATCAGGCCGGTGGGCAGTGGCGTGAAGCGCATGCGCGTGAACGCGCGCTCGGTAGCGTGATCGATCACCACCGCGAGCTGGAGCGTAAAAGCGAAGAGCGTCGCGAACAATCGGAAATCGACGAGCGCATGCAGTACCGGCGCCCGCGTTAG
- a CDS encoding FliH/SctL family protein produces the protein MKPILARELLQDFTRWAPPHMGEQPPAPAEEEEAAPRPTVFELEELERQAREEGFVTGLAEGRAKAAEELREHRARLEALFESVARPLQMLDDTTEQELARLAMVAARRVLAHELRVSPDLVVQAVREAALALPSAERDLRVRLHPDDVTLMRELDAVETHWQLLPDPALDRGDCLLESGRSRLDARVETRLAAVIDAVLGIDSDQDDDVDEVTP, from the coding sequence ATGAAACCGATCCTCGCGCGCGAGCTGCTGCAGGACTTCACGCGCTGGGCGCCACCGCATATGGGTGAACAGCCACCCGCTCCCGCGGAGGAAGAAGAGGCCGCGCCGCGCCCCACTGTGTTCGAACTCGAAGAGCTCGAGCGGCAGGCACGCGAAGAGGGCTTTGTCACCGGTCTGGCCGAAGGCCGTGCCAAGGCCGCCGAAGAATTGCGCGAGCATCGGGCTCGCCTGGAAGCCTTGTTCGAATCGGTCGCGCGCCCGCTGCAAATGCTTGACGACACCACCGAACAAGAGCTGGCACGCCTGGCCATGGTGGCCGCGCGTCGTGTGCTGGCTCATGAATTGCGTGTCTCGCCTGACCTGGTGGTGCAGGCGGTGCGCGAGGCGGCCCTGGCCCTGCCATCGGCCGAACGCGATCTGCGCGTGCGCCTGCATCCCGATGATGTGACGTTGATGCGCGAGCTGGATGCAGTCGAAACACATTGGCAATTGCTGCCTGATCCCGCGCTGGACCGAGGCGATTGCCTGTTGGAAAGTGGCCGTTCACGTCTCGATGCTCGCGTCGAGACGCGCCTGGCTGCGGTCATCGACGCCGTGCTGGGTATCGATAGCGACCAGGACGACGATGTCGACGAGGTGACGCCCTGA
- the fliF gene encoding flagellar basal-body MS-ring/collar protein FliF: protein MADSAIAQPANNGARLDPLKQIARSPATRQLMLLVGVALAVAIGVGVVLWSRGPNYALLYAGLDSKDAAAVTQALQAANTPYTLSPDGSSISVPASDLAAVRLKLASQGLPQGSAGTVMPGADSPFGMSDLAERTRYQQMLETDLGNTIGGLQSVRSARVHLALPKPSAFVRDNRQASASVLLTLYPGRQLDQSQVAAIVHLVASSVPELDAKQVSIIDQQGQLLTISDPDSASAIGDSRLRLATRLENTYAQRVEDLLTPLVGPGRVRAQVSAEMDFSQTEKATETYDHEHPALRSEQTNSEQRHDVAQNNGVPGALSNQPPNTVAQPTAARPNAGKPGATNAATAQASAPSEASSSATRNYELDRTVSHVSDPAGRLARLSIAVLVDNKPVGADPAKSVPFTAQELQHLTDLTKNAIGFDEKRGDSVSVINQPFHQSPADEKLPQEPFWQRPGMMDLIKQGVGVLIALIVGFVFLRPMLKGLLKGPSPVMQPALAGPIPTVSVRLTDDDDDGDQPAPESGRSRLGSPQAMAYEQRIGLARRMVAENPKQVAQVVKNWVGEDGG from the coding sequence ATGGCCGACTCCGCCATCGCGCAACCCGCCAATAACGGCGCGCGCCTTGACCCACTCAAGCAGATCGCCCGCAGTCCGGCGACGCGCCAGCTTATGTTGCTGGTGGGCGTGGCGCTGGCGGTGGCGATCGGCGTCGGAGTCGTGCTGTGGTCGCGCGGTCCCAACTATGCGCTGCTATATGCGGGGCTGGATTCGAAGGATGCCGCAGCAGTGACGCAGGCATTGCAGGCGGCCAACACACCTTACACATTGAGCCCGGATGGCAGCTCGATCTCCGTGCCCGCTTCCGACCTGGCTGCGGTGCGCCTGAAACTTGCCTCACAAGGTCTACCGCAGGGCAGTGCGGGCACCGTCATGCCGGGCGCCGATTCGCCGTTTGGCATGAGCGATCTGGCCGAACGGACGCGCTATCAGCAAATGCTCGAAACGGATCTGGGCAATACGATCGGCGGTTTGCAGTCGGTGCGTTCGGCTCGCGTGCATCTGGCCTTGCCGAAGCCGTCGGCATTCGTTCGCGACAATCGCCAAGCCAGCGCGTCGGTGTTGCTTACCTTGTATCCCGGCCGCCAGCTCGACCAGAGTCAGGTCGCGGCGATCGTGCACCTGGTTGCCTCCAGCGTGCCGGAACTCGACGCAAAGCAGGTGTCGATCATCGATCAACAGGGGCAGTTGCTGACGATCAGCGATCCCGACAGCGCCAGTGCGATTGGCGATAGCCGTCTGCGCCTGGCCACGCGACTGGAAAATACCTATGCGCAGCGCGTCGAGGATCTGCTGACGCCGCTGGTCGGACCGGGCCGCGTTCGTGCCCAGGTGTCGGCGGAGATGGATTTCAGCCAGACCGAGAAAGCGACCGAAACGTACGACCACGAACATCCCGCGCTGCGCAGCGAGCAGACCAATAGCGAGCAGCGTCACGATGTCGCACAGAACAATGGCGTGCCGGGTGCATTGAGCAACCAGCCGCCGAACACGGTGGCGCAACCGACAGCGGCACGTCCGAATGCCGGCAAGCCCGGCGCGACCAACGCTGCAACGGCGCAAGCAAGCGCACCGAGCGAAGCTTCCAGCAGCGCAACACGCAACTACGAACTCGATCGCACGGTCAGCCATGTCAGTGATCCGGCGGGCCGTCTCGCACGCTTGAGCATCGCGGTGCTGGTCGACAACAAGCCGGTCGGCGCGGATCCGGCCAAGAGCGTGCCGTTCACCGCGCAGGAATTGCAGCATCTGACCGATCTGACCAAGAACGCGATCGGCTTCGACGAGAAGCGTGGCGACTCGGTTAGCGTGATCAACCAGCCGTTCCACCAAAGCCCGGCTGACGAGAAACTCCCGCAGGAGCCGTTCTGGCAGCGTCCGGGCATGATGGATCTGATCAAGCAGGGCGTCGGCGTGCTGATCGCTCTCATCGTCGGCTTTGTCTTCCTGCGTCCGATGCTGAAGGGCCTGCTCAAGGGGCCATCGCCAGTGATGCAGCCGGCGCTTGCCGGGCCGATTCCCACGGTGTCGGTGCGGTTGACCGATGACGACGACGACGGCGACCAGCCAGCACCGGAATCCGGGCGTAGCCGCCTGGGTTCGCCACAGGCGATGGCCTATGAACAACGCATCGGTTTGGCGCGACGCATGGTTGCCGAGAACCCCAAACAGGTGGCGCAGGTAGTGAAGAATTGGGTGGGCGAGGATGGCGGCTAA
- the fliE gene encoding flagellar hook-basal body complex protein FliE, giving the protein MSQIDVNSLLSQMRQMSTQVRMPETSFSSTTPAASQGMDFGALLKQSISAVGNTQMQAGQMAASFERGDPGSDLASTMVQMQKADLSLRAVTAVRSKLLDAYKDIMNMSM; this is encoded by the coding sequence ATGAGCCAGATCGACGTCAATAGCCTGCTTTCGCAAATGCGCCAGATGTCCACGCAGGTGCGCATGCCCGAGACGAGCTTCAGCAGCACCACGCCTGCCGCCAGCCAGGGCATGGATTTCGGCGCATTGCTCAAGCAATCGATTTCGGCGGTGGGCAATACGCAGATGCAGGCCGGCCAGATGGCGGCGAGCTTCGAACGCGGCGACCCGGGCTCGGACCTGGCGTCCACGATGGTGCAGATGCAGAAAGCCGACCTCTCCTTGCGTGCGGTCACCGCGGTGCGCAGCAAGCTGCTCGATGCCTACAAAGACATCATGAACATGTCCATGTAA
- the fliG gene encoding flagellar motor switch protein FliG produces the protein MSGAQRAAILLLTLGEQDAAEVLKHLSARDVQAVGTAMAGLTSVSREQVEHVLTLLHDELGKQTALGVGTEEYIRKILVNALGESKAGGLIDRILLGRSSKGLESLKWMESRAIAEMIGLEHPQIIALVLAHLEPDQAAEVIGYLPARTRSDAVMRIATLDGVQPHALNELDEIMERQFSGNTNKLKSANVGGLKAAADILNAMEASREAELMAAIRTHDAGLGGRIEELMFVFDDLADLDDRSMQTLLREVPSARLVVALKGAEPGVREKIFANMSQRAADMLRDDLEVKGPVRLSEVDAAQKEVMGIARRLADSGQISLSASGDEFV, from the coding sequence ATCTCCGGCGCGCAGCGCGCGGCCATTCTCCTGCTCACCCTCGGCGAGCAGGATGCGGCCGAGGTGCTCAAGCACCTGTCCGCGCGCGACGTGCAGGCCGTCGGCACCGCCATGGCGGGCTTGACCAGCGTGTCACGCGAGCAGGTCGAGCATGTGCTGACGCTGCTGCATGACGAACTCGGCAAGCAGACCGCGTTGGGCGTCGGAACCGAGGAATATATCCGCAAGATCCTGGTCAATGCGCTGGGCGAGAGCAAGGCGGGCGGCCTGATCGACCGCATCCTGCTCGGCCGCAGCAGCAAGGGCCTGGAATCGCTCAAATGGATGGAAAGCCGCGCGATCGCCGAAATGATCGGGCTGGAGCATCCGCAGATCATCGCGCTGGTACTGGCGCATCTCGAACCGGACCAGGCTGCCGAAGTCATCGGCTACCTGCCCGCGCGTACACGTTCGGATGCAGTGATGCGCATCGCCACGCTCGACGGCGTGCAGCCGCATGCGTTGAACGAGCTCGACGAAATCATGGAGCGTCAATTCTCCGGCAACACCAACAAGCTCAAGTCGGCCAATGTCGGCGGCCTCAAGGCGGCGGCCGATATTCTCAATGCGATGGAGGCCAGCCGCGAAGCGGAATTGATGGCGGCCATCCGCACTCATGATGCCGGCCTCGGCGGCCGGATCGAAGAACTGATGTTCGTCTTCGATGACCTTGCCGACCTGGACGATCGCAGCATGCAGACTCTGTTGCGCGAAGTACCTTCCGCGCGCCTGGTCGTGGCGCTGAAGGGTGCCGAACCCGGCGTGCGCGAAAAGATCTTCGCCAATATGTCGCAGCGCGCTGCCGACATGCTGCGCGACGATCTGGAAGTGAAGGGCCCGGTGCGTCTGAGCGAGGTCGATGCGGCGCAGAAGGAAGTGATGGGTATCGCGCGACGGCTCGCCGATTCTGGGCAGATCAGTCTGTCCGCCAGCGGTGATGAGTTCGTTTGA
- the fliI gene encoding flagellar protein export ATPase FliI: MSVEARQASWQDKLARRRQRAEAAQTLIVEGRLRRVVGLMLEAEGCEAPLGARCLVATADGTELDTEVVGFADERLLLMPVAEMHGVLPNARVRPCSHAGGLPVGEALLGRVVGADGAPLDGGGPLDIDEHAALKRDPINPMARKPIDTPLDVGVRAINALLTVGRGQRLGLFAGSGVGKSTLLGMMTRYTNADVVVVGLIGERGREVKEFVEHTLGEEGRARAVIVAAPADAPPLKRLRGAQYATAIAEWFRDRGQRVLLLMDSLTRYAQAQREIALAIGEPPATKGYPPSVFAMMPALVERAGNDAEGRGSITAFYTVLTEGDDYRHDPIADAARAILDGHIVLSRDLAEAGHYPAIDIEASISRVMPAVVEREQMRAAQKFRQVYSAYRQQRDLIAVGAYQKGSDPQTDRAIAMWPRLRDFLQQEVDEPMPLNSAIEALQVIAQEAMA, translated from the coding sequence ATGAGCGTCGAGGCGCGCCAGGCGTCCTGGCAGGACAAGCTGGCGCGTCGGCGTCAGCGTGCGGAAGCCGCGCAGACACTGATTGTCGAAGGCCGCCTGCGTCGCGTGGTGGGCCTGATGCTGGAAGCCGAAGGTTGCGAAGCGCCATTGGGCGCGCGCTGCCTGGTGGCTACCGCCGATGGCACCGAGTTGGATACCGAAGTCGTCGGTTTTGCCGACGAGCGCCTGTTATTGATGCCGGTCGCCGAAATGCACGGCGTATTGCCGAATGCGCGCGTACGACCGTGTTCGCATGCGGGCGGCTTACCGGTCGGGGAGGCTCTTTTGGGCCGTGTCGTCGGCGCCGACGGTGCGCCGCTCGACGGTGGCGGGCCGCTGGATATCGACGAGCACGCCGCGCTCAAGCGCGATCCGATCAACCCGATGGCACGCAAGCCCATCGATACCCCGCTCGACGTGGGCGTGCGAGCGATCAACGCCTTGCTGACGGTGGGGCGAGGACAGCGTCTTGGCCTGTTCGCCGGTTCGGGCGTCGGCAAGTCGACACTGCTGGGCATGATGACTCGTTACACGAATGCCGACGTCGTGGTGGTCGGCCTGATCGGCGAGCGTGGCCGCGAAGTCAAGGAATTTGTCGAGCATACGCTGGGCGAGGAAGGTCGTGCCCGTGCGGTGATCGTTGCCGCGCCGGCCGACGCGCCGCCGCTCAAGCGTTTGCGCGGCGCACAATACGCCACGGCTATCGCCGAGTGGTTCCGCGATCGTGGTCAGCGCGTGCTATTGCTGATGGATTCGCTGACGCGTTACGCGCAGGCACAGCGTGAGATCGCCCTGGCCATCGGCGAGCCGCCAGCGACCAAGGGTTACCCGCCGTCGGTCTTTGCGATGATGCCGGCACTGGTGGAGCGCGCCGGCAACGATGCTGAAGGCCGCGGTTCGATTACCGCTTTCTACACCGTGCTGACCGAGGGCGACGACTACCGTCATGATCCGATCGCCGACGCGGCGCGCGCGATTCTCGACGGCCATATCGTGCTCTCGCGCGATCTGGCCGAAGCCGGGCACTACCCGGCCATCGATATCGAAGCGTCCATCAGCCGTGTCATGCCGGCGGTGGTCGAGCGCGAACAGATGCGCGCGGCGCAGAAATTCCGGCAGGTCTATTCGGCCTATCGCCAGCAGCGTGATTTGATCGCGGTGGGCGCGTACCAGAAGGGTTCCGATCCGCAGACCGATCGCGCCATCGCGATGTGGCCGCGGCTGCGTGACTTCCTGCAACAAGAAGTGGACGAGCCGATGCCGCTCAATTCCGCCATCGAGGCACTGCAAGTGATCGCTCAGGAGGCCATGGCATGA
- a CDS encoding flagellar hook-length control protein FliK, with translation MTASVASPVASTPPLPVASPSPSSQQNQGDDRFDSQLDAARRQQQPRQGDDRQASDDNSTPVAQGKTASADGDKKTARATDDKSQDDSDDTSLASTMLQLLGQSAPAVDSSAAPAQGAATDPTATNTPPVGMSALALAMPQAVPATDAQATKDPAATSAQAKLAGIPTNVLPTMPKLADLGKAGATESKADDKAGDDDWHHVIANATNKASTTTATTATKTVQTAEATPTDLPQTATHKDNDITAMLGLTAGPGGITHTAQPQVVQMQSSVDSSGFAQELGQQVAWMGGQDIKEARIRLNPESLGELEVKVSIDHNNRVDVAFAAQHPAAVTAVQQTLGQLDTMLAGHGLSLGHTFVGQQHQGSDGSSSSSGKGSFAGSDGADGDVEVSPIRQVAVGLVDMFA, from the coding sequence ATGACTGCCAGCGTAGCTTCGCCCGTCGCTTCCACACCACCGCTTCCCGTGGCTTCGCCATCGCCGTCTTCGCAGCAGAATCAGGGCGACGATCGTTTCGACAGTCAACTGGATGCGGCTCGCCGTCAGCAGCAGCCGAGGCAGGGCGATGACCGCCAGGCGTCCGATGACAACAGCACGCCGGTCGCGCAGGGCAAGACGGCATCGGCTGATGGCGACAAAAAGACCGCCCGTGCGACCGACGACAAAAGCCAGGACGACAGCGACGACACCAGCCTTGCCAGCACCATGCTGCAGTTGCTGGGGCAGTCTGCGCCTGCGGTGGACTCGTCAGCGGCGCCTGCTCAGGGCGCGGCTACCGATCCGACTGCTACGAATACACCGCCCGTGGGCATGTCCGCGCTAGCTCTGGCCATGCCGCAAGCTGTGCCGGCAACCGATGCCCAGGCCACCAAGGATCCCGCTGCCACCAGTGCGCAAGCCAAGTTGGCTGGCATCCCCACCAACGTGCTGCCCACGATGCCCAAGCTCGCCGATCTCGGTAAAGCAGGTGCAACCGAGAGCAAGGCTGACGACAAGGCGGGTGACGACGATTGGCATCACGTTATCGCCAATGCAACGAACAAGGCGAGCACGACCACTGCCACCACGGCAACGAAGACTGTGCAGACCGCCGAAGCCACGCCGACCGACTTACCGCAAACCGCCACCCACAAAGACAACGACATCACCGCCATGCTCGGCTTGACGGCCGGCCCCGGCGGCATCACCCATACCGCACAACCGCAAGTTGTGCAGATGCAGTCATCCGTCGACAGCAGCGGCTTTGCGCAGGAGCTTGGCCAGCAAGTGGCCTGGATGGGCGGGCAGGACATCAAGGAAGCGCGTATCAGGCTCAATCCGGAGTCTCTGGGCGAGCTGGAAGTGAAAGTAAGCATCGATCACAACAACCGTGTCGACGTAGCGTTCGCCGCGCAGCACCCGGCCGCGGTGACCGCCGTGCAGCAGACCTTGGGCCAGTTGGACACCATGTTGGCGGGTCATGGCCTCTCGTTGGGGCATACCTTCGTGGGGCAGCAGCATCAAGGGTCAGATGGGTCTTCTTCGTCTTCCGGCAAAGGTTCGTTTGCTGGTAGCGACGGTGCTGATGGGGACGTCGAGGTTTCGCCGATCAGGCAGGTAGCTGTGGGATTGGTGGATATGTTTGCCTAA